A genomic window from Candidatus Methylacidiphilum fumarolicum includes:
- a CDS encoding TonB-dependent receptor, whose product MKRVSMIAFLGMVIFLLFLANNGFGSEDQPISQKESTVAVGLDPDNPGKETPSKAKTAKKSADADRNRQDYMPEKSEVIYTQRTLEETVSQLPEVQVIAVTPLPGMGQPLENLPGNYQLAKGETWLRQEEFSLPQFMERNMASVNEVNLNGNPFLPNINYRGFAASPIPGTPVGISVFYDGVRINEPFTNNVLWDYVPQLAVSTMEVVPGSNPIYGQNTLGGALVIQTKDGRRNPGSMIQDYAGAWGTNDLEFQHGGYKGKWDWFLSGNWFSQEGWRQQSSSYVKQLFGKIGYHDEGTGTDIHLEYTGADNLLNILGPTPVDMIQTAGNSMIYTGPNPQHDNLNLVNLFATQALTEEWTIGGNAYFRESDFSFNNGNIANNVDQFLGFNYPLDAQALDENGMPIPAGEWDFGNINQTGAGARIQGQWDKKLGSMENYMIAGASFDWSQSIFNSGFYPAAMGANYNNITIPGFPFQQQFVVPGFSDFVGLYLTDTFSPTPWFHLTGALRDNYAQITIGGFGVDNNGETVSLNAAERFQQLTPAAGFTFQPLMAFGIHDPQIKDLTFFFNYSESFRAPMPGEITGANPVIPVILPIAQLGDPMLAPVLAQTFESGLRGSIKPSQLSWALSFYRTDIANNIVFQNTGHSSAGFFQNVAAERNQGVEITLQGNYKKLGWFANWSFLEATFQSSLFLENAISPSVPVSPGNRLPNLPEQMFKAGISYQIFPRWLISADFQYYSSRFLYGDWANVYPMLRGFSVLNIQSYVTINRYVQLFAFATNVFNEFYAGAGMISQNVFTGAPNGGTIVPFITPGSPFGIWGGARITF is encoded by the coding sequence ATGAAAAGAGTCTCAATGATTGCGTTTCTGGGCATGGTTATTTTTTTGTTATTCTTAGCAAACAATGGATTTGGGTCTGAAGATCAGCCGATAAGCCAAAAAGAATCGACTGTAGCCGTAGGGTTGGATCCAGATAATCCTGGGAAGGAAACTCCATCCAAAGCCAAAACAGCCAAAAAGTCTGCTGATGCTGATAGGAATAGACAAGATTATATGCCAGAAAAGTCAGAAGTTATTTATACGCAAAGGACTCTAGAAGAAACCGTTAGCCAACTTCCTGAAGTGCAAGTCATTGCCGTAACTCCTTTGCCGGGGATGGGCCAGCCGCTAGAAAATTTGCCTGGGAATTATCAACTAGCCAAAGGAGAAACATGGTTAAGGCAAGAAGAGTTTAGCCTACCGCAATTTATGGAAAGGAACATGGCTAGCGTTAATGAAGTCAATCTCAATGGTAATCCTTTTTTGCCTAATATCAACTATCGTGGCTTTGCGGCTTCGCCTATTCCTGGTACTCCTGTAGGGATTTCCGTTTTTTATGATGGAGTAAGGATTAATGAACCCTTTACAAACAATGTTCTTTGGGATTATGTGCCTCAGTTAGCTGTTTCCACGATGGAAGTAGTTCCAGGTTCAAATCCTATTTATGGACAGAATACTCTTGGAGGGGCCTTGGTAATTCAAACAAAGGATGGAAGGCGTAATCCAGGCTCCATGATCCAGGATTATGCTGGAGCATGGGGAACCAATGATCTTGAATTTCAACATGGGGGTTATAAGGGAAAATGGGACTGGTTTTTGTCTGGCAACTGGTTTAGTCAAGAAGGTTGGAGACAGCAAAGTTCAAGCTATGTCAAGCAGCTTTTTGGGAAAATAGGCTATCATGACGAGGGGACAGGAACCGACATTCATTTAGAATATACGGGGGCTGATAATCTATTAAATATTTTGGGCCCTACTCCTGTGGATATGATCCAGACAGCAGGCAATTCCATGATCTATACAGGGCCTAACCCTCAGCATGACAATCTGAACCTTGTCAATCTATTCGCTACTCAGGCCCTAACGGAAGAATGGACTATAGGAGGGAATGCTTATTTTAGAGAATCTGACTTTTCTTTTAATAACGGAAATATCGCCAATAATGTGGATCAGTTTCTAGGGTTTAACTATCCCCTGGATGCTCAAGCCTTGGATGAAAATGGAATGCCCATTCCAGCCGGAGAATGGGATTTTGGGAATATCAATCAAACAGGCGCAGGGGCGCGGATTCAAGGACAATGGGATAAAAAACTGGGTTCCATGGAAAATTATATGATTGCAGGAGCAAGTTTTGATTGGTCTCAGAGTATATTTAATTCTGGCTTTTATCCTGCGGCCATGGGAGCCAATTACAATAATATAACGATTCCTGGTTTTCCTTTTCAACAACAGTTTGTGGTACCTGGATTTTCGGACTTCGTCGGATTGTATCTGACTGACACATTTTCTCCCACCCCTTGGTTTCACCTTACAGGAGCGTTAAGAGACAATTATGCGCAAATCACTATTGGTGGTTTTGGCGTAGATAATAATGGGGAGACCGTTTCATTGAATGCCGCAGAGAGGTTTCAGCAACTAACCCCAGCAGCCGGGTTTACATTTCAGCCGCTTATGGCTTTTGGGATCCATGATCCACAAATAAAAGATTTAACCTTTTTTTTCAACTATAGTGAAAGTTTTAGGGCCCCCATGCCTGGAGAGATTACAGGAGCGAATCCAGTCATCCCTGTCATTCTTCCCATTGCACAGCTGGGTGATCCTATGCTTGCTCCCGTTCTTGCTCAGACTTTCGAAAGTGGCCTTCGGGGATCGATTAAACCAAGTCAGTTATCGTGGGCTCTTTCCTTTTATCGAACAGATATTGCCAACAACATTGTTTTTCAGAATACCGGTCATTCTAGCGCTGGATTTTTTCAAAATGTAGCGGCAGAAAGAAATCAGGGAGTAGAAATCACCTTACAGGGAAATTACAAAAAACTGGGTTGGTTTGCTAATTGGTCATTTCTGGAAGCAACCTTTCAGTCCTCACTTTTTTTGGAAAATGCAATTAGCCCTTCAGTGCCTGTCTCTCCAGGGAACAGGCTTCCAAACCTGCCGGAACAGATGTTTAAAGCTGGTATCAGTTATCAGATATTCCCGAGGTGGCTCATTTCAGCTGATTTTCAATACTATTCCAGCCGATTCCTTTACGGTGATTGGGCGAATGTGTATCCAATGCTGAGAGGCTTTTCTGTTCTAAATATTCAAAGCTATGTTACCATTAATCGGTATGTCCAGCTCTTTGCTTTTGCTACTAATGTTTTCAATGAATTTTACGCTGGAGCAGGGATGATCTCCCAGAATGTGTTTACTGGAGCCCCTAATGGGGGAACCATCGTACCTTTTATCACTCCTGGTTCTCCTTTTGGAATATGGGGAGGAGCAAGAATAACTTTTTGA